GACATTATAGATTATAAACCATTATAGATTATAAAGCCATTTTAGAATATAAAGCCATTATAGATTATGAAACTATTATAGATCATAAAGACATTATAGATTATAAAGACGACATAGGATATAAAGACAATTGACAAAACATATGTCAGTATATCACTGTAATTTGTTCTTAATAGCTTACCTTGTTCATTGAAATACATGCATTTGCTTATGTGTAAACATGATTTCATAGACAGATGAGCATAGAGGGTAGGACAACAAACAGGAATATCATACTCCATGCATGGGAAGCATGACAGCCAGActcagctatatacagtgcatttggaaattattcagaccccttgactttttccacatcaatcgacacacaataccccataatgacaaagcaaaaacaggtttttatacatttttgctaatgtataaaaaaaaacggaaataccttatttacgtaagtattcagacatttttttatgagactcaattgagctcaggtacatcctgtttccattgatcatccttgagatgtttctacaacttgattggagtccaaatgtggtaaattcaattgattggacatgaacacagtggcctccatcattcttaaatggaagaagtttggaaccaccaatactcgtcttagagctggctgcccggccaaactgagcaatcgggggagaagggcctttgtcagggaggtgaccaagaacccgatggtcactctgacagagctccagagttcctctgtagagatgggagaaacttccagaaggacaactatctctgcagcgctccaccaatcaggcctttatggtagagttgccagacggaagccactcctcagtaaaaggcccgcttggagtttgccaaaaggcacctaaaggcctctcagaccatgagaaacaagattctctggtctgatgaaaccaagattgaactatttggcctgaatgccaagcgtcacgtctggaggaaacctggcaccatccctatggtgaagcatggtggtggcagcatcatgctgtggggatgtttttcagcggcacggactgggagtctagtcaggaacggagcaaagtacagagagattgttaatgaaaacctgctccagagagctcaccttccaacaggacaaaaaacctaagcacacagccaagacaacggaggagtggcttcgggacaagtctctgaatgtccttgagtggcccagccagagcccggacttgaacccgatcgaacatctctggagagacctgaaaatagctgtgcagcgacactcgccatccaacctgacagaacctgacaggatctgcagagaagaatgggagaaactccccaaatacaggtgtgccaagcttgtagcgccatacccaagaaacctcaaggctgtaattgctgccaaaggtgcttcaacaaagtactgagtaaagggtctgaatacttatgtaaatgtgatatttcagttttaatatgttatacatttgcaaaaaaaaatgtaaaaccgttttttgccttgtcattatggggtattatagtgtcgattgatgaggaacaAAAACAATgtcatatattttagaataaggctgtaacgtaacaagatgtggaaaaagtcaagggatctgaatactttccgaatgcattgtattctGTATCTAACTTACTGCTCTATGTACATAATTTAAAAGTCTGAAATGGTTTCATGCTGAGTTCTACATGGCAGAACAAGCTGTGTGGGGTGGGGACAGAACCTAGCCTTGACccatgggagagggaggggagggggtttcACAAAGCAAAATGGAAGGCGGCAAACAGATGAAGTGGAAAACCTTGTTGCATTCCATACACATCTCACCATTTAGGAAATTATCATCTGCACTGCCTTTGTCTCCCTGGTCCCACGAGCTTTGATAAAAGGGGTTGACTACAAAAAACATAAAGACATATTCGTTTACACAAAGCCCTGAGGCCTTGTTGCACCTATCATGTCACCTAGGCAACATCATCTACTGCTTGGTTCAGAGAGTGCACTGTGGCTCCCCTGTTCCCAGgcagacatacagagagacacacatgcctctcctttcctctgtccTTCAGATGGCTGGGTTCAGATATTTACACAGGTGTGATTTGAATCAGGGCCTCTCCCTAAGTAACATCTGTAGAGTGCAGAGGTTCTCTGCAAATGGGAAACTGGCTTTGGCAGTGCTCATGTTTGCCGATGCTGTTAAGAGCACAGATGAAATATGCAATTGTAAAATCACTAAGAGGGATttatttcaacctttatttaactaggcaagtcagtttaagaacacgttcttatttacattgacggtcTACATATAAGAGCTGAATATTGTGTATGCAGTCTGGAAAATGAACACATTCCGGTTATGGCCCCTTTGCACATCAACTTTTCTAGGAAATAGATTTCACTCTCAGAATGTTTTGATGATGGAGGAATAGTAAATCTTTTCAGGTCTCACCAGAGCATTCAAAACCACTGCCACGAAAGCCTTGCTTGCACTTGCACTTGTAGGATCCCTGAGTGTTCAGACAGACTGCACGGTGGCTGCACTTGTGTGTGTTGACGGCACACTCGTCATTGTCTGAAAATGAAATGAGATTATTTGATTAGCTGATCTCCTCACAGAATTATTAATACCAAAAATGTGTTGTATATATGAAATGATTGTATACCTTACCTACACAGTCATATTTGCCATTGACATACTTCAGGTCGTAGCCATTCTGACACTTGCAGTAGTAGCTGCCAAACGTGTTGACACACTGCCTGTTGTATGGGCACAGATTCTTCCCTGTTACACATTCATCAATATCTAAAGGCAAAGGAAGGGGAGAAAGAGGCTGAGCATGAAATGAATTGTAGTGAAGGGTTAACATTTGGATCAGTGTAAACCAATTCCTTACTGACACTTAAGTTTAGCAAAACAATGGAAGTGTGTGTGAAGACTGGCTCCTCCCACTCAAATCAAGCAGTGTTGTGGGAagaaacactacactacatcactaccCCATTTTAACCCACATCTCTACCCCATTTTAACCCACATCACTACCCCATTTTAACCTACATCACTACCCCATTTTAACCCACATCTCTACCCCATTTTAACCCACATCACTACCCCATTTTAACCTACAGGCTGCTACAGATGATTAAGTTCTTATGCGAGAAGCCTTGAGACAGAGCAGGAATGTGAAACCGCAGAATGGAGTCTTCAGAGCTTTACAAATCTCCAAGAAGTCTACACCTTCTATTGTGTGCAGAACAATGAGGTGGCGAGATCCAGTAAGAACCGGTATGAACTCCTCACGAAGTGATATGGTGTCAGGGTCGGTGGTCCAAGGTAGTGGTACTCACCCACACAGGTCCTCTGGTCTGGCCCTAGCTGCAGCCCCGCAGACGGGCAGAGACAACGGATCTCCCCCTGTACATCCTCACAGCCATATTGACAGTGTGCCAGGGAACACGTCCTGgagtctatacacacacacacacacacacacacacacacacacacacacacacacacacacacacacacacacacacacacacacacacacacacacacacacacacacacacacacacacacaggaaagtgAACTTCTTAAACACTAAAGGTTCTGTGTAGTACATTTAAAACTAACAGTGTTAACTCAGATTAAATAGCAGCAGTTACTGTCAAGGTTACATTTTCCCCTAGCAGGTACAGTCAGGGTTACAGTTTTCCCTAGCAGGTACAGTCAGGGTTACAGTTTCCTCTAGCAGGTACAGTCAGGGTTACAGTTTCCCCTAGCAGATACAGTCAGGGTTACAGTTTCCCCTAGCAGGTACAGTCAGGGTTAGAGTTTCCCACTAGCAGGTACAGTCAGGGTTACAGTTTCCCACTAGCAGGTACAGTCAGGGTTACAGTTTTCCCTAGCAGGTACAGTCAGGGTTACAGTTTCCTCTAGCAGGTACAGTCAGGGTTACAGTTTCCCACTAGCAGGTACAGTCAGGGTTACAGTTTCCTCTAGCAGGTACAGTCAGGGTTACAGTTTCCCCTAGCAGGTACAGTCAAGGTTACAGTTTCCCCTAGCAAGTACAGTCAGAATTACAGTTTCCCCTAGCAGGTAAAGTCAGGGTTACAGTTTCCCCTAGCAGGTACAGTCAGGGTTACAGTTTCCACTCACTGGTACAGGAGCCATCCGGCATCAGGGTGTATCCGTTGAGGCAGTAACACATGTAGCTGCCGTAGGTGTTCATACAACGATGCTCACAGGGGCGGGGCTTCAGGCCACACTCATTCAGGTCTGAACAGAGAGACAGTCATCCTCCGTTATGTACTTCAGGAACATGTATGTATGGCTATAGATATCATCTTTACATCAGAAATGATGCACCAGAGGGCTTCAATAAGTCTATGATGGTTTCCCTGAAACATAATACTTGAATATTGTCCCACGGACATCATACCTTACGTAGTTCCAGGGGCAACATATTATATACTGTTTGGgtttatgttattatgttattatataCTGTTTGGGTTTCTCCAGATCAACTATTCTACATTGGCAGAAAATGAATAGTTTTGATATCTAAATATTGAGGTATCAAGTGATCTATCAGGGGCTTGTGAAATAGAGAGGTAAATCGACAGAGACAGTCTACAAATCTGAGCTTCAAGTTGCTCTCTATCAAGAGACCACTTTGACTCGCATTCCCATtgtccctagtcaccctactgaCCTTGATTGCACATCTTTCCGGTGTATCCTGGGTAACACTTGCATTTGTTGGGGCCAGCACACTCTCCGTGCTTGCAACCATGTTCACACTGAGCTGATAAAGTATTTAAAGGAGAGACATAGAGGCAGCAGCGGGAACAATAAGAGGGTTAAACTGGATACCTGACACAACATAGTGCATATGCCAGTTTTACTATCCCTGAAGTAATTTGTCCACATTTCTGCAGGAAAATACTCAGCTgcaaagaaaaacaaaaaaaacattatgtTGTGGAGAACAATTTGAATTCTCAAACTTTAGTTTTTCATTCATTGAATACTGTATCTATTTACAGTATGTGATATTTTCAATCAGAGAAAGTTACATAGAACAAGTTAAATTGATGACCAGAGCAATACAAAGACAATTCCAATCATAAACAACTAAGAACATGACAAGGTCACATACAGAATATCTGAACCAAACGTAACCACATACAGAATATCTTAACCAaacataaaccacatacataatATCTTAACCAAACGTAAACCACATACAGAATATCTTAACCAAACGTAACCACATACAGAATATCTGAACCAAACGTAAACCACATACAGAATATTTTAACCAAATGTAAACACAAGTTGTTTTGTTGAAATACTTACCTTCACACTGTCCCTTGCTGTTCTTTCTCCAGCCATAGCAACACGCCAGTCTCCTGCCATAGCCACACACACCTGGTTGGCCACCGGTGGGGACTTGTCTGCGGTGCCTGTACAGTTAAAGGACAGGTGACACACAACTCTATCTACCCTGTTAAATCTCTGCATGAACTGGTCTCCATTCCTTGATGGACAGTTGAATGTTAGTTGATTGACTACAGCTACTTGATTAGGAATAACACAATTGGTGAGTATAATGTTATCATAATACGTTGTTGATCATTATTTTACAAGTGATCGTAGAAGAAAACAAATGTCCAAATGAATGTATAAAAGTTGCAGTAAATATTCTGCAAATAGAGGAGATAATTATATCCCTAAACATGTCCCATGTGCTTTTTGGTGACAATCAACTTCAACATCCATAGTCTCATTTAGTCTTCCCAAACGCAGACCTGCAGACATCCTAGCTAATTACACCATGGCAAGTTATCCTTGGCTCCCACATATTGGGAGAAAAGAGCTCCTCCTATTGGGAGAAAAGGGAGGCTCCCTCCTATTGGGAGAAAGGGAGGTAAATAGCATGTTACGCTCTATACTTCTACTTCATCAGTTACTCCTTAGAGTCCTTACAGTGTCACATGAATACCTCAAGCAGGAACCTATTTCCTCCATCCAAtttcatgaccccccccccccccccccctctccatctgaTTACACTTAACGTTATTCCCACTGACTGTCAACAAGTTAACACTTTGGAAATAATCTCCATATGATTGCATTGCACGTGTGTTTTAAACTGTAAATTAGATTGGGATGAGATGTCAATCTGTTACTTCCCTTTTCATAGCAGAAAAACTTTAGCTTTTGAAAAGCAGATCTGTCTGGGGAAACCTTTCTGATCTGAATCAAATCTATACCTTTATAGTTGCTACACGTTATCTGGTGAGCCCTCtagcctctgacctctaacctctagcgCAGTGCCAAACTCAAATGTTCCAGATGTTTGCATGGCTTCCTAAAAGCGGCCCTGGCTCCAAGGGGTCTGGAGAAATCTGAGACCTGTTAGAAATCAATCAGAACAGCCCACAGGAGGAGGAGCCGCTAAGTCTGACAGCTGTCCTTCAGTGATTAACAGTTACCATGTCAGGAGCAACATTTAGCTGACACAGCCTCCATACTTCACAGAGTCCCTGGCCAAGGCACAGACAGCCTGACAGTACTTGCATGGCAACAAAACAACCCCTTTTCCCCGTGTACATATTGAAACATAACATTTTAGTAGGATGCAATAGTAGGATTTAAACAATGATATGTCTGTGATTGTGATGAGCTAaactgagtctctctggatagTGTTTGCTAAACGACTAACGTGTGTGTGGCACATGTCTTATGAGCAGGGCTACTGATGATGAGGATTCAGTATGAGCCGACTGCTTTTACTGTAAAAGTAAACACCTATAAGGCATTTACAACACGTGCAACACTCAGCTGTGTCTGGCCAGAGTGTTTGCTAGTAGCTGTTAGGAGAGTTAGCTAGGGATGCAACAAATGCTTTTGCAGTGCTGGTCCATTGACACTGCAATGAAATGTCCAGACTGAATCATTTACTATCTAGAATGTATCCTACCAATAAACACTGAGCTTTACACCTGCTGCAGGCTTCAAAGTGAATGGATACAATAACAAAAGCATGAACTACAGTACATTGCTTGACCAGTACTTTATACAGTATGTCTTTGAGGATAATTTGCTACAGCAGTCTTGATTGATTGCTCACTAACCTGTTGACGTCGGCACTCCCAGAGGAAGCGTAGAACAGGAAGAGAAGTACACCGATCCAGCTGAGGGGATGCATGTCTCTGACTGGGTACAGCtcacgttttctctctctctctctctctctctctctctctctctctctctctctctctctctctctctctctctctctctctctctctctctctctctctctctctctctctctctctctctctctctctctctctctctctctctctctcacagaagCTCTCACTCACTGTGTTTCTGGCTTTGTAGTGTTCTGCTCCTCCCAAGGGCTTGCTCCTACTCAATGCACTCACATAGGGGTCACAGGAACCAGTCTCAATCCTCACCAAGCCTTTCTTAGTTAATACGTTTTCCCACCACACACTCCCCTCTAGTACgtagacttctctctctctttctctctcgctctttttcacTCTCCTGATAGCAGTCTGTGATCTGAGGCCCATATgtcaggtcccccccccccccctctctctctcttcctcccactctcgctctctttctctctcttggctgAAATTCCAGAGGTAGGTTGCCATTACAATGAGTGACACTGGGGTCTGAGCATGGGAAGAAGGCAAGGGACGGGAGGGTCTGGTGGCTGTACGTTGAGGGTACACCAGACATCTCTACAGGGCCATTTGATTGATGATTGTTTTCCAGCAATAGTTCACCAGCAGGGACAGATCTGTGATCACCATTGCAGCTATACTTAAAGCATATAGGGAACCAATGAAATAAGATGCATAGTGTAATACTGCTAGCTTATTTAACACCATATACAGGAGGTCTGTGAACTTCACCTCGTGCACCACCCTGGTTCTACAGACGCAGACAGTGTTAATCTGCTTCTTCATGGTGATATCACATGTTCCACCCATCTTGGCTCTTGATGTCATGCCTTGCTCTGAAATTTGTCCTGGTTGTTAATTGGATGGATCGCCTGTGTTAATTGCTGTGCCCAGATGTGCCCAAGCCTGTCATTAGGAGCTGCCCTTCCCTCGGATATCCTGCTTatgagacttatatttccctcactaactttaaacatcagctatctgagcagctgaccgatcgctgcagctgtacatagcccatctgtaaatagcccatccaatctacctacctcatccccatattgtttttatttacttttctgctcttttgcacaccagtatttctactttcacATCACCATTTGCtcgtctatcactccagtgttaatttgctaaattgtaattacttcgctattATGGCCTAttaattgccttacctccttacgccatttgcacacactgtatatagactttctttttttctatgtgttattgactgtacgcttgtttattccatgtgtaactctgtgttgttgtttgtgtcgcactgcgttgctttatcttggccaggtcgcagttgtaaatgagaacttgttctcaactagcttacctagttaaataaaggtgaaaaaaattaaatacaaaaatgaCCAGCACCCATAAAGCCCTGCTCTCTTTCATGAATGCTAATACGAAGTTTAAGAAGAGCTAATGTCAAGACTTAAAAGCCCTTAATGAGTTTGCAAACTTTTCAAAGTGAACTCTAACATCTGGTCTAGCTCTGTCTCTGTACCCAGAATACACAACCTAAAATGGTTCTGTTGGAATATTTGGTTGTCAGGTTTAGCATTAAATTCAGTGAACCACAGCCGTGTGCTATTAACTTTTCTTGGATGGCTTTGTCCTAAAAGTTTACAATGACTTTTGTAAACATATTTTGTGGCTTTAGATGGAATATATTTAAACTTGTCCATAAGTTTCTGATATTTCTCAGTGCTCTTTTCATCCATTTAAAACCTATCTGGAGTATCACTATCCCATCTGCATCCCCTCCTGTTCTTTCCCTCTCTGCTAATGATTTATGGAGCAGTGACATTTTATGTTCGAAAGCTTTGTGCGGTATTGCCTAAACCCCGGAACCACACCTTCAAAAGAGTCAGTCTACCTCCAAGCTTTCAAACAAGGACTTGGGAGGTACAAGGGAAATTGCTTTCACATGAGGAGAAGAACGCTTTTTCACGGTCAGATAGTGTAGTTCAGCTGTAAAATACGGCCCTGTGATTTCTCTGCCATTCTAGGATATATACAGTGCTGTAGCTAACCACAACCAAAGCTGGGAGAGGCGGAGTTTGTGGGGAGCTCCCTTTAACTGCAGAAATTTTAG
The Salvelinus fontinalis isolate EN_2023a chromosome 23, ASM2944872v1, whole genome shotgun sequence genome window above contains:
- the LOC129820842 gene encoding epidermal growth factor-like protein 6 isoform X1 produces the protein MHPLSWIGVLLFLFYASSGSADVNRHRRQVPTGGQPGVCGYGRRLACCYGWRKNSKGQCEAQCEHGCKHGECAGPNKCKCYPGYTGKMCNQDLNECGLKPRPCEHRCMNTYGSYMCYCLNGYTLMPDGSCTNSRTCSLAHCQYGCEDVQGEIRCLCPSAGLQLGPDQRTCVDIDECVTGKNLCPYNRQCVNTFGSYYCKCQNGYDLKYVNGKYDCVDNDECAVNTHKCSHRAVCLNTQGSYKCKCKQGFRGSGFECSVNPFYQSSWDQGDKGSADDNFLNAIPESPVRLPGKLEKEQIKNVIPEPKVTVPPQIRLQPFDYDGETYMGGPEEVGQVGFTDVGEEEEEEDEEETDVDNKLNSRGDVFISEDFESVFGPATDVKEIEIAPGQEEFFMDCKFDQGVCEWVQDKDDSFDWSVSYHENGMEYYMAMSGLLGEKQDQARLKLLLSDRAQQGGFCLTFNYRVMGSQVGTLRVLLNNSTELVWERSRSRGQDWQTELLTVAWKNQAPESIIFEAERGNGVGGEIGLDNVVLTSGYCQEEDTAIF